The stretch of DNA TTTGAAACTGGTTACCTGGAAGAGTTTGAAGTAGTAGCAGAATATTTTGTCACCCATCAGGTGTGTACGTGCAAACAGCTGTCCGGCCTGTGCAATTTTCCTGGCCTGTAAAAGAATTCAAATGAAAAGgcaaaaacattattaaataaataaataaaaaatgtggtttATATTCACATTACAATGTATAGACAAGTTGGGGTTACTGGTGCCCTGTACAATTATGCCTACATTTTGTTAGTATCCTAATTTGGCCAGGAAATCAAACACCTGCACAAAAACTAccttataaatatacagtatcagtcaaggatttgcacacctcttctcattcaatgtgccTTCTTTCTATTGCattatatgtaaatataatatagaatatattgaagctatacaggaacataatattgcaatatatatatatatatatatatatatatatatatatatatatatatatatatatatatatatatatataatcattttccTTCACAATATGAAGCTCCAGCTtttcccaaatcaccatctcagttgatcatgtttagatcaggggattgtgaagaaatcaggggattttttttttttactgtttactatgtaattccatatatgtcccttaatttacaatgtataaaataaaataagaaaagaaaaagaaaaacacagaatgagaaagtctctctatactttcgactggtactgtaaagataaaatgaaaacataaaacaaataaatacactgACTACTATCTAATATAGTAATACAATGTAAGGAGTACAATATAATGTACAGTGAAGTGAAttcaaaatctttatttatttactcgaCTTTATTTATTCAGCCCTGGAGCctcaaaaacaaatatataaacctGTGTGTGTTCAACTTAGCCATGAATCAACTTACTACTACCAAATCTTTCTTGTAAAAAGTAATTACGTAATGATTTTTTAACAGTCCTGAAAACTGCTTTAGTTTTAGTCCCTCATAAAGAtaacatctttctctctctctctctctctctctctcacacacacacacacacacacacacacacacacatacacatacacacaataaataaatgaaaatataggTGTACCTCTTCATCGTGGTCTTTGGCCCACTGGATCTTCTCCAGCAGGTCACTGAGGTCTGCTTTAAAGGGGATGTAGTGGACCCAGGGCTGGAGGTCACTGTAGAAATGCTCATAGTAGATGGAGTCCTGCTTCAGCACCACACTGTCTCCGGCTAGCAGGTAGGGTAGCCGATATGCCGCGACAGTACCGTCCACATTTATTTGGTACTTATACTGACAAACCAGACAACACAGAGTTAGGTCAACACTGTCCATCAGTCAGTCAATACACccactcacccatccatccatctccaaCTATGAGCCTACCTACCCaaattatttttgtataataaCTCACCTATTTATCTACATTCTTGTATTAAAAACccacacatacaatacatacaagAATGCCATTCTTGTACAAGTCCAAGAGTCTATTAAGAATATTCTAAAGTAACTTTCTGTATAAGTTGTTAGGTGCTACATTTTGAGTAGGGCTGAACATCATATCAATTATCATATGTGGATATTCAGCATGGTTTGATAGTGAGTGCCATGCACTCCTTAATGCACAGTCaatgtgtgtaccaggaatattaAAAAAGCcactaccacccacagtagacagagcagtgtgtggtaatgactGTGACCGTGGattctggctggaattgtccatgtgaatatACAAATGACTCTAGCACAAGTCACATCTACATGTAATGCAGGAGACTTCACAAGCAGATCCAGCAGCTCAGCTTCTTCAGCTTTAATGGCACATGGCAAAATTCAAGGGAAACTATGGTAGTTCCTGTCCAATGACATGCGTCATGTTTACATGTTAAGATTGGGGTgaaacagtggttcattttgcaaaatttgtttaaaaaaatatcagaatataCAGTCTTGCTAACAATTGCAATATAAAACAATATGCTGAATTATAAACCCTGTTTTGTGACAAGTACTGTATCTGCCACTAAACAGCCATACAGTATATTCCTTCATAAACTTTTCCAATAAATTTATTCAACATGTCAATTTATTGTTAACTACAGAGCTCATCTACATACGTACATCTATCGGATATATCAGTATTTCCTCACATGCATATATTCATCCATACATTCACTCATCTAATCCAGGGTTATTTAATTCTGGTCCTGGAGCCCCCTCTCCGGCACTTTTTGACCTTCTCTTCTCCCAACACACCCAAATTCAAATAATCAGCTCAATAACAATCCCTTTTAGAGTGTAAGTGGGAGTGTAAAAACAGACAATCCTCTAAAATGTGCTAGGCAGGGGGAGGGAGACAAGGACCAGGATGATCAAATTCATCAGCTCACCTTGAAGAAGTCAAAGAAGGACACATGCTTAACGATTGGCCCATAGAGGCTCTCGTCAtgtttgaagaagaagaagttggTGAAGGCAGCGTCCAGCAGGGTGGGGTTGGCCCGTGAAAGTTTCACCATTTCAAGGCGCTCTTTCCTGCTGTCCCGGCCCCTCCAGAAGCCTGTACTGTTCTTCTCCGTCCACGGAGGACCAGTGTTCCCCTGTACAGACATCATGTCCAAACTCACTCTGCAGGAACAAAAAGGGAGAAGATCATAAGTAAATTAATTACTGAGATTTCTACCAGCAGAGCTAAGTTAGTTTTCTGCTTTAAAATGAACGTATTATGTAATTAAAATCAGGAAAGTTCATGTGCTAAATGCAGAAAGTTTATTAAATTTCCAAGTGGTCATCATGATGTTGCTAAAAAGGACATGACATTCCAGATCATTGGCATGTTAAAAATGCAGTTTAtagatggttgctaggctgttCAAAATCATTGCTAtactgttgctaagcagttgttatGGTGTACACGTTGGAGTGCTGTTTCTCTGCATTGCCACTGTGTCACAGGTACACTGTATCAAGACAAATGTAATGGGACACCTGCTTGCAAAAAGAGCATTAGTGGCACTAGTGGTTTTTGGATCCCTCACCCCTAAAATACTAGATGGAGAGCCATTAGTTTCCACTGCCCCACAGCTCAAttttgggggctttatacccctctggcATAAAGCATGGCATAAAGCAACAGCTTCATGTTCATCTGCTCCTTGCACATCTGTGTTGGCAATGGCTGTGTTTTGATATCCCACTAGTACTGCCAGTAGTAGTACGAGTATTgcgaaaacgaaaaaaaaaaaaaaaaaaaaaagatttcatacCTGCCCATAGTTTCCAGTACGGACTCTGTGAGGTCGTAAGTCGGCATAACAATGTCTCGAGTGTCATTGGACCCACACCAGGAGAAGATGGGATGGAGCTTCTCAGGAGTCCGGCTTTTCTCCAGGGGCCAATCCCCCAAATTGACAAAAAATTCAACATCTGGAAGACTAACctgattaaattaaaatacaaagaagagagtttttttaaactgatttattagtAAAAGCTTATCATGCTCcaattatatttctaaaatatataacCATCAATATtcacaatatatgtttttttttttatctgtagtaCTTTATCATTTAGGATCACTACTGTGTGATTCAGGCTTTCTGTGGATGAAAGTAATACTGTATCTCAGTTCACTGTGTGACACTGCCCTCTGCTGAATAGAATAGATATGGCATGTGGAGGAGCAGCTCAACCTTTTATGCACCATGTACTGTCTTTCAGCAAAGAGGACATAACAAAAGACACAGAAAGGTTGGATAACAGGACAACAGGTCAGCCGGTGTCTCTATTTCCACCAGCTGTGGTGATGTGGTGATGTAGAGCTGAGCAATTTGACTCCATATACTTAAGAATGGTGACATACGATACAATccttttttaacttttacagaaTAGTTTTGAATACATCAATGTTTACAATACACTGCCCAGCCCTGTGGTAACTGATACTCACTTTCCGTgcaagagagagaaggaaggcgTCCATGAAGATCCTAAAGCCTACATGCTCTCCATGAGTTTTGATGTAGACCTGCACACAGACGCACACgcaaatacaaacaaacacagaaaccaGTCATGATTCAACAAGGACTGTGTATGCATAGGTCAGACAGAGACAACAAGCACTTTCCCCATAATATTACAGGAACTTAGGACTGAAGTGTGCGTGTTGTTGTTGAGGCTTGGCTCCTGGTTTGGTCTCTGGCACACTGGGTGTTACTGCTTAAAACGTGTTGTCTTTTGCCGTTTATTTGCCTTTCCACTGAATCTCAGCATCAAGATTCAAATATAAACACATGTATAACTACACATAATCCTTTTTGATGAAAGAACGGAAACTCTTTGGTTCTACCTGGTTGTTCTTGATGGTGTAGTGACAGACGCTTTGTCTCTGCCCGAAGCGCTGAGGAACTTCAATGGCATTACGGTCTGGATCTACTCTGGGGAAGAAGGACAGGTCACGATGGATCTGAGGGAAGGAAGACGGACAGTGCATGTGCTCCTCCCATAATGCACCGCTGAGCTCCGGACAGTAACAAGACTCATGATACACTGGACCTGGGGAAGACAAAGGGAATAGAGTCCATCAGTACACATTTGAGATGCCTTTCAGTTCTGCACTGTAGTTTACAAAACACTCGCAATGCTTAATTACTCATTATTTCATGATGTCATaaataagtgttttaaaaaaaaaattcttgtaaGCAAAACACAGAGTTGGGAAATTGCTTGTGTAAACAACTTCACAGATGACCCTCACCTTTAAGGATGTACGGAGACTTGGCCACATGCTTGTCCTTCAGAAGGACCTGGATGTTCAAGTCGCTGTAGCTGGCATACATCCGATAGCGTACCAGGAAGGACCCATCCCGACGATCTAAAACCTGCACCCAGATCCTGGAGAAGGGTTCTGACAGGGAAGTGATCTTCACCTCAAATGTGTTCTCTCCTGGTGAGAATGTAAAGCTGAAGATGATTTAGAAGGTCAGTAAAGCATTCTTGGAATGGAAATCTGTTTGTGATTTATTATCTGATTTGAggtaatttgggatgagctggagctttacagtgtgaaggaaaagcagcaactattgttaagcacctccaggaactccttcaagacgctaagaaaactattccaggtgactcgacctaatgaagacactgagattaaaataacaagagtgtgcagatctgtccacaaagttaaatgtgctacttagaaaaatctaaagcataa from Astyanax mexicanus isolate ESR-SI-001 chromosome 11, AstMex3_surface, whole genome shotgun sequence encodes:
- the poglut2 gene encoding protein O-glucosyltransferase 2 isoform X2, translating into MYASYSDLNIQVLLKDKHVAKSPYILKGPVYHESCYCPELSGALWEEHMHCPSSFPQIHRDLSFFPRVDPDRNAIEVPQRFGQRQSVCHYTIKNNQVYIKTHGEHVGFRIFMDAFLLSLARKVSLPDVEFFVNLGDWPLEKSRTPEKLHPIFSWCGSNDTRDIVMPTYDLTESVLETMGRVSLDMMSVQGNTGPPWTEKNSTGFWRGRDSRKERLEMVKLSRANPTLLDAAFTNFFFFKHDESLYGPIVKHVSFFDFFKYKYQINVDGTVAAYRLPYLLAGDSVVLKQDSIYYEHFYSDLQPWVHYIPFKADLSDLLEKIQWAKDHDEEARKIAQAGQLFARTHLMGDKIFCYYFKLFQEYAKLQVTEPKVRDGMELVEQPKEELFPCHCHRNKVRDEL
- the poglut2 gene encoding protein O-glucosyltransferase 2 isoform X1 — protein: MMQKQLAELFPLLLLWLCSSAGLCAGSPVPSAAKSLVWGLGLEEDAVLPARFFFIQAVDKSGGNFTFSPGENTFEVKITSLSEPFSRIWVQVLDRRDGSFLVRYRMYASYSDLNIQVLLKDKHVAKSPYILKGPVYHESCYCPELSGALWEEHMHCPSSFPQIHRDLSFFPRVDPDRNAIEVPQRFGQRQSVCHYTIKNNQVYIKTHGEHVGFRIFMDAFLLSLARKVSLPDVEFFVNLGDWPLEKSRTPEKLHPIFSWCGSNDTRDIVMPTYDLTESVLETMGRVSLDMMSVQGNTGPPWTEKNSTGFWRGRDSRKERLEMVKLSRANPTLLDAAFTNFFFFKHDESLYGPIVKHVSFFDFFKYKYQINVDGTVAAYRLPYLLAGDSVVLKQDSIYYEHFYSDLQPWVHYIPFKADLSDLLEKIQWAKDHDEEARKIAQAGQLFARTHLMGDKIFCYYFKLFQEYAKLQVTEPKVRDGMELVEQPKEELFPCHCHRNKVRDEL